In a single window of the Olivibacter sp. SDN3 genome:
- a CDS encoding helix-turn-helix domain-containing protein: MTLVYALGKTIKKRRKYLRMTQPYLAELAGISVNTLYKLERGQGKASLNILEKILDVLGMEIQIDVNKPVV; this comes from the coding sequence ATAACGTTAGTTTACGCTTTAGGTAAAACTATTAAGAAGAGAAGGAAGTATCTCCGTATGACACAGCCGTATTTGGCCGAACTCGCAGGAATAAGTGTTAATACATTATATAAACTGGAAAGAGGACAGGGGAAGGCATCGTTGAATATCTTGGAAAAGATATTGGATGTTTTGGGTATGGAAATACAGATCGACGTAAATAAGCCGGTTGTATAG
- a CDS encoding arylsulfatase translates to MWNKLKEGVSLACIALLFFFPRSLCAQSSQQPNIIFIYADDLGFGDVSAYGATRIHTPNLDRLAARGTRFTNAHTSSATCTPSRFALMTGTYPWRKQGTGVLPGDAALIVPTDKITLPQVFKQAGYQTAIVGKWHLGLGTQVEKDWNNAVKPGPNEVGLDYAFIFPATADRVPTVFLENHDVVALDKDDPIEVDYQKPVGNDPTGKDHPELLKMRSSPDHGHNQTIVNGIGRIGYMSGGYQTRWVDEEVSTTFLTVAQQYIKENKDNPFFLYFALTEPHVPRMPATRFKGKSGLGYRGDAILQLDWTVGELMDQVESLGLADNTIIIFTSDNGPVLDDGYEDGAVTQLNGHTPAGPLRGGKYSIFEAGTRVPFIVAGAGVNSGAVSEALVCQMDVLASVNELLGGEIKPGEAMDSQPMWDAFLGKASNGREYLVEHAGSLGVIKGEWKYIEPSEGPAYAKLTDIELGNAPKAQLYKLSEDLGEKHNIAEEHPEIVKELTDILAEERAKK, encoded by the coding sequence ATGTGGAATAAATTAAAGGAAGGTGTTTCTCTGGCGTGTATTGCGCTGCTATTCTTTTTCCCCCGATCGTTGTGCGCACAATCTTCACAACAACCTAATATTATCTTTATCTATGCCGATGATCTGGGTTTTGGCGATGTAAGTGCTTACGGTGCGACCAGGATCCATACACCTAATTTAGACCGCTTGGCGGCCCGCGGTACGCGTTTTACCAATGCGCACACGAGCTCAGCAACCTGCACGCCTTCGCGTTTTGCCCTGATGACGGGTACTTACCCTTGGCGAAAACAGGGAACAGGAGTGCTGCCGGGCGATGCTGCTTTGATTGTGCCCACCGATAAGATAACCTTGCCGCAGGTGTTTAAGCAGGCAGGGTATCAAACGGCAATAGTGGGTAAGTGGCACCTGGGTTTAGGCACGCAGGTAGAGAAGGACTGGAACAATGCGGTAAAACCGGGGCCAAATGAGGTTGGCTTAGATTATGCTTTTATCTTTCCCGCAACGGCCGACCGCGTGCCGACGGTGTTTCTCGAAAACCATGATGTGGTAGCGCTGGATAAAGACGACCCGATCGAGGTGGATTACCAAAAGCCGGTGGGGAATGATCCTACCGGTAAGGATCATCCCGAATTATTGAAGATGCGCTCGTCTCCAGACCATGGGCATAACCAAACGATTGTGAACGGCATTGGCCGTATAGGTTATATGAGTGGCGGATACCAGACGCGCTGGGTGGATGAAGAGGTGTCTACCACTTTTCTGACGGTTGCCCAACAATATATTAAGGAGAATAAGGACAATCCTTTTTTCCTGTACTTTGCGCTTACAGAGCCGCATGTGCCGCGCATGCCGGCAACCAGGTTTAAAGGTAAGAGCGGACTTGGTTACCGTGGTGATGCGATCTTACAACTCGATTGGACAGTTGGCGAGCTAATGGATCAGGTGGAAAGCCTGGGCCTTGCAGATAATACCATCATCATCTTTACCAGTGATAACGGGCCGGTTTTAGATGATGGTTACGAAGACGGAGCGGTTACGCAATTGAATGGGCATACGCCGGCCGGCCCGCTCCGGGGAGGTAAATACAGCATTTTTGAAGCCGGAACCCGGGTTCCTTTTATCGTGGCCGGGGCGGGCGTGAATAGCGGCGCAGTGTCAGAAGCGCTGGTCTGTCAGATGGATGTACTGGCTTCTGTAAATGAGCTACTGGGTGGTGAGATAAAACCGGGAGAGGCAATGGACAGCCAACCTATGTGGGACGCTTTTCTCGGAAAGGCATCTAATGGCCGTGAATACCTTGTGGAGCATGCGGGGTCTCTGGGGGTGATCAAGGGCGAATGGAAGTACATTGAACCAAGTGAGGGGCCTGCATATGCCAAATTAACGGATATTGAACTCGGTAATGCTCCGAAGGCTCAACTGTATAAGTTATCTGAAGATTTGGGTGAAAAACATAATATAGCGGAAGAACATCCGGAAATTGTAAAGGAACTTACGGATATTCTGGCAGAAGAACGGGCAAAGAAATAA
- a CDS encoding sulfatase gives MAAAPAKRPNIIVFLVDDMGWQDTSEPFWTTKTPLNERYHTPNMERLAREGVKFTNAYANAVCTPTRVSMLTGMNAAHHGVTNWTSPKGDHNTDNADEQFGPANWNYNGLSPVPDIPQTVYATPFPQLLKEAGYLTIHVGKAHWGSAGTPGANPYNLGFMVNISGHSAGHPQSYLGQENYGNIPGRSTLQAVPDLAEYHGRDTFLTEALTLEAIKALEQPIKTGQPFFLNMAHYAVHVPLQADKRFFQKYVDAGLDTREAMYASLLEGMDKSLGDLMDYLQEQKVAEETVIIFMSDNGGLSLTPPRGGQMHTQNLPLKAGKGSLYEGGIREPMLVKWDGVAKAGQTCDQYVVIEDFFPSILEMAEVVPKRLVQQLDGQSFVPLLQDNDVIDTTRSLVWHAPNKWIPDDGPGINYKSAIRKGQWKLIYDMRNGSFELYDLQKDIGEQHNVLAHYPHKGKELVGLLGAKLRKWDAPMPIDKISGKPVRIPDKLPIE, from the coding sequence ATGGCAGCAGCACCAGCTAAACGGCCTAATATCATCGTGTTTTTGGTAGATGATATGGGCTGGCAGGATACTTCAGAGCCCTTCTGGACAACAAAGACTCCTTTAAATGAGCGGTATCATACGCCGAACATGGAGCGTCTGGCCCGTGAGGGTGTTAAATTTACCAATGCCTATGCCAATGCTGTTTGTACGCCAACCCGGGTGAGTATGTTGACCGGAATGAATGCCGCACACCATGGCGTGACCAATTGGACTTCGCCCAAAGGTGATCATAATACGGATAATGCAGATGAGCAGTTCGGACCTGCAAACTGGAATTACAATGGCCTGAGCCCTGTTCCGGATATCCCCCAAACGGTATATGCCACACCTTTTCCACAGCTCCTTAAAGAGGCTGGCTATTTGACCATTCATGTGGGAAAGGCACATTGGGGCTCGGCCGGTACGCCCGGAGCTAATCCTTATAACCTGGGTTTTATGGTTAATATCTCCGGCCATTCGGCGGGACATCCGCAGAGCTATCTGGGGCAGGAGAATTATGGCAATATACCGGGCAGATCGACTTTGCAGGCGGTGCCTGATCTGGCAGAGTATCACGGTAGGGATACTTTTCTTACGGAAGCCTTAACCTTGGAAGCTATCAAGGCCCTGGAACAGCCCATTAAGACCGGACAACCTTTTTTCCTGAATATGGCTCATTATGCCGTGCATGTTCCCCTACAGGCAGATAAACGTTTTTTTCAAAAATACGTGGATGCTGGTTTAGACACCAGGGAGGCGATGTATGCTTCGCTGCTGGAGGGTATGGATAAAAGCCTGGGCGATCTGATGGATTATTTGCAGGAGCAAAAGGTAGCTGAGGAGACCGTTATTATTTTTATGAGCGATAATGGTGGGCTCAGCTTAACACCGCCCAGAGGCGGCCAGATGCATACGCAAAATCTTCCCCTAAAAGCGGGAAAGGGCTCCCTCTATGAAGGAGGTATCCGTGAGCCAATGCTGGTGAAGTGGGATGGGGTGGCCAAAGCGGGCCAAACATGCGATCAATATGTGGTTATTGAAGATTTTTTTCCAAGCATATTGGAGATGGCTGAGGTTGTGCCGAAGCGCTTGGTGCAGCAGCTGGACGGGCAGAGTTTTGTTCCTTTGCTTCAGGATAACGATGTAATCGATACGACACGCAGTTTAGTCTGGCATGCCCCGAACAAATGGATTCCAGACGACGGTCCGGGAATTAACTATAAAAGTGCCATCAGGAAAGGCCAATGGAAATTGATTTATGACATGCGAAATGGAAGTTTCGAACTCTATGACCTACAGAAAGATATCGGTGAGCAGCATAACGTCCTCGCGCATTATCCACATAAGGGGAAGGAGTTAGTGGGGCTCTTGGGTGCTAAGCTTCGGAAATGGGATGCCCCTATGCCTATAGATAAAATAAGTGGAAAGCCGGTTAGGATACCCGATAAATTACCTATTGAGTAA